Sequence from the Candidatus Deferrimicrobium borealis genome:
CGCCGAGGGAGAGTTCGTCGGGGATGATCCGGTGATCGATGTCGATGAAGGCGATCGGTACAAGGAGGGAGAAGAAGAGGAGGTCGCGCAGCAGCGGGATCCCGGGGCCGTCCAGAAGAAAGATCGCCCCGAACCCGGCCGCGGTGAGCAGCTCGACCGCCGGGTACCGCCAGGAGATCGCCCCCCCGCACCCGGCGCATTTCCCCCCGAGGGCGATGAAACTGGCGATGGGGATATTCTCCCACGCGCGGATCGCCCGGCCGCAGCCTGGGCAGCGCGACCGGGGGGAGACGATCGACTCTCCGCGCGGCAGCCGGTGGATCACCACGTTCAGGAACGATCCGATGCACGCCCCGACGAGGAACGCCGCCGAAGCCGCGAGGATGGAAAACCTGTTGATTCCTGCCGTCATTTGAAGTCTTTCCGGGCGAAGAGGAAGCACGAGAGGCAGAGGACACAGGCCGCGTAACAGACGAGGTACCCCGCCGCCCACCCGAGGAGGGAGAACGATTTCAGACCGCCGTACGCCACCTCGTTCTTCCAGTTGAAGTTCTCGAGATTCGGCAGAAGATAGAACAGGAAACGGCTCCCCCACCGCACTGCGGTCCCCTTGGACTGCTCCCCCAGAACGTAGAGGTAATTCGTCAGATGGCCGACGAGGAAGAGGGAGAGCGTGAAGATGGCGCTCAACACCGGCGTGGTGAACGTCGAGAAGAGGGAGGCCAGGCACGTGAGCAGCACCAGCTCCATGAAGATCCCCGCGGAGGCGATGAAGATGCCGACCTCCGCCCTCCCGCCGTACCGGTAGGAAAGGTGCACGAGGAAGAGGACCGTCGCCATCGCGAGCGTCGTGAGCAACAGCGTGACGCTCAATCCGAGCGTCTTCCCGAAGATGAACTCGAAGCGCCGCACCGGCTTGGAGAGAAGGATGTAGATCGTCTTCCGGTCCACTTCGTTGCTGACGAGGTTGATCCCGAGGAAGACCGCCATGATGACCCCGAACACGTGGATGCTGGCGAGCCCCACGTCGGCGATGATCCGGGCGAAGTCGCCGACCGACAGGTCGGCGAGGAAGAAGGTCATGCCGATGACGAAGAGGGCGAAGGCGAGGATCGCGTAGAGGATCTTGTTCCGGATCGTCTCCCGGAAGGTGTTGGCGGCGATGGACAGGATTCTCCGGAGCATGTCAGGACGAAGCCCCCGTCGCGCCGGAGCTCCCGACGCGCTCCATGAAAATCTCCTCGAGGTTCTTCTTCATCGGGACGCAGGAGAATATCGTGCACCCCGCGCGGAGAAGAGACGCCATCCAACGGTTCGCCTCCTCGCTGTCGGGCGCTCTCAGGACGAGCAGGTCCCCCTGCGCGTATCCGGCCTCGGGAGGAATCCCTTCCTCCGCGAGGCGGCCGTGCGTGAGGACGGGAGAGACGACCAGCTCGATGTAGAGCGTCTCCGGCCCGATCAACTCCTCCACGCGACCTTCCGCCACCTTCCGTCCCTTGTGCAGCATGATGACCCGGTCGCAGAGAGCCTCCACGTCGGAGAGGATGTGGGAGCTGAAAAACACGGTCTTCCCCGCCGCCTTGAGATCCCGGATGATGCCGCGCACCTCCATCCGGCCCATCGGGTCCAGCCCCGACATCGGTTCGTCGAGGATCACCAGCTCGGGGTCGTGCAGCAGCGCCTGTGCGAGCCCCAGCCGTTGCATCATCCCCTTGGAATATTTCCGGATGGCGGTGCCTCTGGCCCCCGAAAGCCCGACCCGGGCGAGAAGCTCCGAGGCCCGGGACTCCGTATCCCCGCGGGACATCCCGCACAGCTGGCCGCAAAGACGGAGGAACTCCCCGCCCGTGAGATATTCGTAGAAGTACGGCTGCTCGGGCATGAAGCCGATGCGGCGGCGAACGTCGGCCCCGTCCCGGACCTGCCCTCCGAACAGGGTCACCTTCCCCGCGTCCGGGAACGCCAGGCGGTTCAGGATTTTGATCGTCGTGGTCTTCCCTGCGCCGTTGGGCCCCAGAAACCCGACGATCTCGTTCTCGCGGACCTCGAAGGAGAGGTCGGACAGGACGCGGACCGGCTTCCGCCAGAAGCCCGTGGGGTACGACTTCGTGAGCCCCTCGATGGCGAGAATCCGGCCGATGTCCTTCATCTCTTCTGGAACACCTGCAGGCGTTGCGCTACCCGGTCGCTGCGCACCTTCCCCCCGCGGTCGATGACGTACCTCCCCCCGTTGGGTTCCTGCGGGATTCCCTCCAGGATCCCCTCCCGGACGAGAGCAGGCAGACTCTCCGGGATGAACCCGGTCTTCTCCCGGTACCTTTCCACCGCCCTCTCCAACGTCTGGAGGTCCCGCTCGACAGTCACTTCCCGGATCCGGCGCTCCAGCACCGCCCGCCGCGCCGGATCGCTTTCCTGCAGGACAATCGGCGCCAGCAGAGCAAGGGCAACCTCCGGCTCCCTCGCTTCCGACAGCATCCGGGAAGCGAGTCCCGGCAGATACGCCGGGCTCCCCGGGAGACGCGCCGACTCCGCCATCGCCCGTCCCCCCGCGATCCCGTCGCCGAGGGAGAAGTAGTGGGTGAATCCCATGTAGAAGGGGAAGCGCCAGTCGGCCGGGTACTGCTCCTTGCCGCGGCCGAGAACGTGCAGCGCTTTCTGCGCATGAGGCGTCGACTCTCCGAGGACCAGGCCGCCGAGAAGATAGGGGATTTCGAACTTCGGGTCGAAGTTCGAAACGACGACCAGAAGTTCGTACAGGCGGTCGTAATCCCAATGGGTCATCTTCCGGTTTCCCGTCACCTGGACCGCCTCGAGCCAGGCGACGTCGGACAGAACGTTCCGGAACCCGAACGCGAACTCCGGCTTCCGGCTCACGGAAGCGAACAACCCCGCCGTTGCACGGACCTGTCGGCCCGGCTCCGGAAAAGCACCCGGGGGCAGGAGGCGCCATGAGAAGCCTGTGGAAACCAGGAGTGCGAAAGCGGCAACCCACCCCCACGCTGCCCGCGATGTCTCGTTCATTCCGGCAGGGACCTCTCCATGTTCCGTATTCGGTACTCGATCCCCATCAGTTCTAATCATGGAATCGGATCAGGGCGTCAAACTCGTGGATACGATACAGCGGGCCCCCGCGGGGCGCAAGATCGTTTCCCGAACATCGACCCCGAAAAGACCAAGGGGCGCCGAAGCGCCCCTGCGTGTCCCGCATCTCGGGAGTGGATCGCGATGTCGCCGGATCATGTATCCGTCGACGTCCAGACGAGTGCCGAGTCGATTCATCGCCCAGCCTCCGATGCGGGTCTGAATCTTCCCACCGCCCCGCGATGAAGGAAGGCGAGTTTCGGAACCATGGGGTGACGGCCTGAACCGCGATGCCCGTTGCGTTCCCCGCGTTATTGAGGTTGCCGGCCCAGGAAGGTCGGTCGGGCGTGGAAGCCCCACGATTCACGTTTACGTTGTCCCCGGCGAGTACGAAGGAGCCGAGCGAGTAGTGATAGCGGGGAGTGCCCGTGGGTGACCAGTTGATCTGGGGGAAGTTGCCGTACACGTTCTGCTCGCCGAAATACGCAATCTGCCCTGTGAAGATCGCGCCGAGGTTGGCCTTGGCCTCCGACTGCTTCGACTTCGCCTGGAACTTGAGGAAGTTCGGGATGGCGATGGCGGCCAGGATGCCGATGATCGCGACGACGATCATCAGTTCGATCAGGGTGAACCCCTTCTTGCCCTTCAGCATGCTCAGCATCTTTGTCTCCTCCTTTCGGGTCTGGAGAATCGGTTTTGTTGCCCCCCTTATCGCAAGGGGCGGGCCAAAACTTCAGCCCCGACGGAGGAGAACCTCACTCGATGCCATGTTTTTGCAATCGGTACCGGAGGGAGCGGAGGGAAATATTCAATAATTTCGCAGCCTCGGTGCGGTTTCCCCCCGTCTTTTCGATGGCGCTGAGAAGGTGGATCTTTTCCAGGCGGTCCATCTCCGTGTCGAGGAAAACCCCTTCTTCCGGGAATGATTCCTGATTCTGTCCACTCCCCAACACATCCTGGGTGACAATTTTTGTCACATTCGGAGGGAGGGAGCCGACCGAGATGACATTTTTTGTCTCCATGATCGTCGCCCGCTCGAGGAGGTTCTCCAGCTCCCGCACATTCCCGGGGAAGTCGTAGGCGAGGAGCGCACGCATGGCCTCGCCGTCGATCCGCGCCATCGGCTTGGAGTGCTTCTCCGAGAATTTCCAAAGAAAGTGGCCGGCCAGCGCCGGGATGTCCTCGCGGCGATCCCGCAAGGGGGGAATGATCACCTGGATGACGTTGAGGCGGAAGTAGAGGTCGTCCCGGAACCGCCCCTCGACCATCTCCCGGTGCAGGTCCCGCTTCGAGGCGCAGACGATCCGGATGTCGATGGAGATGTCGTCGTTCCCGCCGACCCGGCGGAACGACCGCTCCTGGAGGGAGCGCAGCAGCTTGCTCTGCATCGGCTGGGGAAGCTCGCCCACCTCGTCGAGGAAGAGGGTCCCGCGGTGCGCCGTCTCGAAGAGCCCCTTTTTCGTCTGCACGGCCCCGGTGAAGGCGCCGCGAACGTGCCCGAACAGCTCGCTCTCGATCAGCGTCTCCGGTATGGCGGCGCAGTTGATCGGGACGAAGGGGAACGCCTTCCGGGGGCTGCGGGCGTGGAGGGCGGCGGCCACCAGCTCCTTCCCGGTTCCGCTTTCCCCCAGGATCATCACGTTGGCGTCGGTGGGGGCGACCCGGTCGATCAGCTCGAAGACCCCCAGGATCGCCTCGCTTCGACCGACGATCCCCTCGTAAGAGGAAGTCCCCCGGACCGATTCACGCAGCGCCTTCCGGCGGCCGGCGTCGTCTTCCTTCCGCG
This genomic interval carries:
- a CDS encoding ABC transporter permease, encoding MLRRILSIAANTFRETIRNKILYAILAFALFVIGMTFFLADLSVGDFARIIADVGLASIHVFGVIMAVFLGINLVSNEVDRKTIYILLSKPVRRFEFIFGKTLGLSVTLLLTTLAMATVLFLVHLSYRYGGRAEVGIFIASAGIFMELVLLTCLASLFSTFTTPVLSAIFTLSLFLVGHLTNYLYVLGEQSKGTAVRWGSRFLFYLLPNLENFNWKNEVAYGGLKSFSLLGWAAGYLVCYAACVLCLSCFLFARKDFK
- a CDS encoding ABC transporter ATP-binding protein — translated: MKDIGRILAIEGLTKSYPTGFWRKPVRVLSDLSFEVRENEIVGFLGPNGAGKTTTIKILNRLAFPDAGKVTLFGGQVRDGADVRRRIGFMPEQPYFYEYLTGGEFLRLCGQLCGMSRGDTESRASELLARVGLSGARGTAIRKYSKGMMQRLGLAQALLHDPELVILDEPMSGLDPMGRMEVRGIIRDLKAAGKTVFFSSHILSDVEALCDRVIMLHKGRKVAEGRVEELIGPETLYIELVVSPVLTHGRLAEEGIPPEAGYAQGDLLVLRAPDSEEANRWMASLLRAGCTIFSCVPMKKNLEEIFMERVGSSGATGASS
- a CDS encoding sigma-54 dependent transcriptional regulator; its protein translation is MKEYVLVVDDEQSLRQVLELFFRKEGFEVDTASSLAEAEAAIAANAYDLVLTDLRMAQPDDGLKVLRAAVQKNPWTQVIVLTAYATVETAKEAIRFGAYDYLTKPFDNANLRKLVRAALARKEDDAGRRKALRESVRGTSSYEGIVGRSEAILGVFELIDRVAPTDANVMILGESGTGKELVAAALHARSPRKAFPFVPINCAAIPETLIESELFGHVRGAFTGAVQTKKGLFETAHRGTLFLDEVGELPQPMQSKLLRSLQERSFRRVGGNDDISIDIRIVCASKRDLHREMVEGRFRDDLYFRLNVIQVIIPPLRDRREDIPALAGHFLWKFSEKHSKPMARIDGEAMRALLAYDFPGNVRELENLLERATIMETKNVISVGSLPPNVTKIVTQDVLGSGQNQESFPEEGVFLDTEMDRLEKIHLLSAIEKTGGNRTEAAKLLNISLRSLRYRLQKHGIE
- a CDS encoding prepilin peptidase — its product is MTAGINRFSILAASAAFLVGACIGSFLNVVIHRLPRGESIVSPRSRCPGCGRAIRAWENIPIASFIALGGKCAGCGGAISWRYPAVELLTAAGFGAIFLLDGPGIPLLRDLLFFSLLVPIAFIDIDHRIIPDELSLGGLAAGIFLSFLPGGDWKGSVAGALLGGGILYATAFLYEKIRGAEGMGGGDIKLLAMIGAFVGWRGTLATIFFGALLGATGGILAMRKGGEGLKTAIPFGPYLCVAAFGARYLGGGFWKWILI